From the genome of Populus alba chromosome 10, ASM523922v2, whole genome shotgun sequence, one region includes:
- the LOC118047962 gene encoding uncharacterized protein isoform X3, translated as MEIFKDIQSQKLGHYSSEFLWLGSPWVCRKKRKHYESFYRNGVKISVHDFVYVLAEEDKRLVAYLEDLYEDLKGNKMVMVRWFHKIDEVGIVLPHNFNDREIFFSLCLQDLNIECIDGVATVLSPQHFKKFLNEAACTRFNAFVCDKLFDNEDVNHFDITQVEGYWRQEILGYLTVLPSKCLANSQYPGNGLRGEGHDNNASRMRPKKRLRRLKDNDDVCIVRKESTTARCFNMQNLRNSRIDSKTGNEICSQRGEEHTAFLSTTEVMQNPQNLHVGSEVEVLSQDSGIRGCWFRASIIKKHKDKVKVRYQDISDAADEANKLEEWVLASRVAAPDQLAIRIGGRTVVRPTPQLNKERAASIADVGTAVDAWWNDAWWEGVVVQKESEDRIHVFFPGEKKESVFCCYDLRLSQEWVGNEWMHIEGRPDILSHLSSCLERKQLKFRSDESKLAQAAIPDSRQSGEAHPGCIDYSLDSGCDTGKELKVVPDLSKDNLLAQLRWRSIKKRRRGSGSSGHKMHPKNNGGRRLSKVIGSNSGERFLIPTALKVDHENCKYMGDSLFTSAVVQPLSSLVMSR; from the exons ATGGAAATCTTTAAG gatattCAGTCACAAAAGCTGGGGCATTATTCTTCAGAATTTTTGTGGTTAGGTTCTCCATGGGTTTGcaggaagaaaagaaagcatTATGAGTCTTTTTACCGGAATGGTGTCAAAATTTCG GTTCATGACTTTGTTTATGTCTTAGCCGAGGAGGATAAACGACTCGTTGCTTACTTGGAAGATCTCTACGAGGACTTGAAAGGGAACAAAATGGTTATGGTACGATGGTTTCACAAAATTGATGAGGTTGGTATTGTTTTGCCTCACAATTTTAATGACAGagagattttcttttctctgtgtCTTCAAGATCTCAATATCGAATGCATAGATGGAGTGGCCACTGTTTTGAGCCCTCAGCATTTCAAGAAATTCTTAAATGAGGCTGCATGTACTAGGTTCAATGCTTTTGTTTGTGACAAGCTGTTTGACAATGAAGATGTCAATCACTTTGACATTACTCAAGTTGAAGGTTACTGGAGACAGGAAATTCTTGGGTATTTGACTGTCCTTCCTTCAAAGTGTCTGGCGAATTCCCAATATCCAGGCAATGGCTTGAGAGGTGAAGGACATGACAATAATGCTAGTAGGATGAGACCTAAGAAGAGGCTTCGCAGATTAAAAGACAATGATGATGTTTGCATTGTCAGAAAAGAATCAACTACTGCTAGGTGTTTTAACATGCAAAACTTGCGTAACAGTCGGATTGACAGCAAAACTGGAAATGAGATATGCAGTCAAAGGGGAGAAGAGCATACTGCCTTTTTGTCTACAACAGAGGTTATGCAAAATCCTCAAAATCTACATGTTGGCTCTGAAGTTGAAGTGCTTTCTCAGGATAGTGGTATTAGAGGTTGTTGGTTCCGAGCTTCGATAATTAAGAAGCACAAAGATAAGGTGAAGGTGAGATATCAAGATATCAGCGATGCAGCTGACGAAGCCAATAAACTAGAG GAATGGGTTTTGGCCTCTAGGGTTGCTGCTCCAGACCAATTAGCTATCCGGATTGGTGGAAGGACTGTTGTCCGCCCCACCCCCCAGCTCAATAAAGAACGAGCAGCATCAATTGCTGATGTGGGGACTGCTGTAGATGCTTGGTGGAATGATGCTTGGTGGGAAGGTGTCGTTGTCCAAAAAGAATCTGAAGATAGAATCCATGTCTTTTTCCCAG GAGAAAAGAAGGAATCAGTTTTCTGTTGCTATGACCTAAGACTTTCCCAAGAGTGGGTGGGAAATGAGTGGATGCATATCGAGGGACGACCAGACATTCTGTCCCATTTATCATCCTGCTTGGAAAGAAAGCAATTAAAGTTTAGATCTGATGAGAGTAAATTGGCCCAGGCTGCTATTCCTGATTCCAGGCAATCAGGAGAAGCCCACCCTGGATGTATTGATTATTCTTTAGACTCTGGATGTGATACGGGAAAAGAATTGAAGGTAGTTCCAGATCTTTCAAAGGATAATTTGCTAGCCCAGTTGAGGTGGAGGtcaataaagaagagaagacgTGGTAGTGGGAGTTCTGGCCATAAGATGCACCCCAAGAATAATGGGGGTCGAAGGTTATCAAAAGTCATCGGATCCAATTCAGGTGAAAGATTTTTGATTCCAACTGCCCTGAAAGTTGATCATGAGAACTGCAAGTACATGGGGGATTCTCTCTTTACCTCTGCTGTTGTGCAGCCTCTATCAAGCTTGGTTATGTCTAGATGA
- the LOC118047951 gene encoding uncharacterized protein isoform X2 has protein sequence MALASSPKKEIQRIGIKKSKNMLYSGTSLASVESLTVPLVQVVVLSADIRCAECQRRVADIMSRMNETESVSINVLEKKVTLTCRYPVVRVSTRQVAAVYGNPLGKMAVIKRIFRSYCP, from the exons ATGGCTCTGGCTTCATCGCCTAAAAAGGAGATACAAAGAATTGGAATCAAGAAGTCAAAGAACATGCTATATTCTGGAACTAGCCTGGCCTCTGTTGAATCCTTAACCGTGCCTCTT GTTCAGGTAGTTGTTCTTTCAGCAGATATTCGATGTGCAGAATGTCAAAGGAGAGTAGCTGACATAATGTCAAGAATGAATG AGACAGAATCTGTATCGATCAATGTATTGGAAAAGAAGGTAACTCTCACTTGTAGGTATCCTGTTGTGAGAGTTTCTACAAGGCAAGTTGCTGCTGTATACGGAAATCCTCTAGGCAAAATGGCAGTGATCAAGCGAATTTTTCGTTCTTACTGCCCTTGA
- the LOC118047951 gene encoding heavy metal-associated isoprenylated plant protein 19 isoform X1 yields MALASSPKKEIQRIGIKKSKNMLYSGTSLASVESLTVPLVQVVVLSADIRCAECQRRVADIMSRMNEVETHMIEKQQCRISACGRFRPSDVAIKLRKKMNRRVEILDTRDFGSSKEQEDPTPVVAG; encoded by the exons ATGGCTCTGGCTTCATCGCCTAAAAAGGAGATACAAAGAATTGGAATCAAGAAGTCAAAGAACATGCTATATTCTGGAACTAGCCTGGCCTCTGTTGAATCCTTAACCGTGCCTCTT GTTCAGGTAGTTGTTCTTTCAGCAGATATTCGATGTGCAGAATGTCAAAGGAGAGTAGCTGACATAATGTCAAGAATGAATG AGGTAGAGACACACATGATTGAGAAGCAGCAATGCAGGATAAGCGCATGTGGAAGATTTAGACCATCTGATGTGGCGATAAAGCTAAGGAAAAAGATGAACCGCAGAGTTGAAATACTGGACACTCGGGACTTCGGCAGCAGCAAAGAACAGGAAGACCCGACGCCAGTGGTGGCTGGCTAA